In Pseudomonas sp. ADAK2, the genomic window AGACGGTCACCAACCCATGAAATTACGGGGCCTGAACATCTTGGCACAACCACTGCATTACCTTTCCCACCATACATAAAGCCCAGCCTTCAACGACGAAGGTTGTGCTTCCCGAGAGAACGGGACCAGGACAAAGGCGTCCTCGCTAGGCAACTAGCGGGACGCCTTTTTTTGTTTGCGCAAAATTTGTCGAGCACGACCTGAAAGCCCTGATGAGGCGAGTCTGAGCTCCCGGAGAACCTGATGAAAAAACTAAAACTGGTGATGATCGGCAACGGCATGGCCGGGGTTCGTACCCTGGAAGAACTGCTCAAGCTGAGCAACGAGCTGTACGACATCACCGTCTTCGGCGCCGAACCCCACACCAACTACAACCGCATCCTGCTGTCGCCGGTGCTGGCTGGTGAACAGACCTTCGAAGAGATCGTGCTCAACGATCTCGACTGGTACCTGAGCAACAACATTAAATTGCTGCTCAACCGCAAAGTGGTGGAGATCGACCGGATCAAGCGCCGGGTGATCGCCGAGGATGGCACCGAGGCCGAGTACGATCGCCTGCTGATCGCCACCGGCTCGACCCCGTTCATCCTGCCGATCCCCGGCAACACCTTGCAGGGCGTGATCGGCTACCGCGACATCGCCGACACCCAGGCGATGATCAACACCGCGAAAACCCACAAGCACGCCGTGGTGATCGGCGGCGGCCTGCTGGGCCTGGAAGCCGCCAACGGCCTGATGCTGCGCGGCATGCACGTCACCGTGGTGCACATCGGCGAATGGTTGATGGAACGGCAACTGGACAAAACCAGCGGCCAGTTGTTGCAAACCGCCCTCGAAGCCCGCGGCCTGCACTTTCGCCTCAGCGAACAGACCCAGGCCCTGCACGATGCCGGCAATGGTCGGGTCGGCTCGGTGCAGTTCAAGAACGGCGACATCATCCCCGCCGACCTGGTGGTGATGGCCGCCGGGATCCGCCCCAACACCGAACTCGCAGAAAAATCTGGCATCCCGTGCAATCGCGGGATCCTGGTCAACGACACCCTGCAAACCTATGACCCACGCATCTACGCGATCGGTGAATGCGCCAGCCACCGTGGCATCGCCTACGGCCTGGTCGCGCCGCTGTTCGAACAGGCCAAGGTCTGCGCCAACCACCTCGCGCAACTGGGTTTTGCCACCTATAAAGGCTCGGTGACCTCGACCAAGCTGAAAGTCACCGGCATCGACCTGTTTTCCGCTGGCGACTTCATGGGCGGTGAAGGCACCGAGACCATCACCCTGTCCGACCCGATCGGCGGGGTCTACAAAAAACTGGTGATCAAGGATGACGTGCTGGTCGGTGCCTGTCTGTACGGCGATACGGCAGATGGCGGTTGGTATTTCCGGCAGATCCGTGAGAATCACGCCATCGGCGAGATCCGCGATCACCTGATGTTCGGCGAAAACGCCCTCGGCGACGTAGGACATCAGGGCCAGGACAAAGCCATGAGCATGGCCGACACCGCCGAAGTCTGCGGCTGCAACGGCGTGTGCAAAGGCACCATCGTCAAGGCAATTCAGGAGCACGGGTTGTTCAGTGTCGACGACGTGAAAAAACACACCAAGGCCGCCAGCTCCTGCGGTTCCTGCGCCGGGCTGGTGGAACAGATCCTGATCAACACCGTGGGTGGCGCGGCGGACGTCAAACCGAAAAGCGAAAAAGCCATCTGCGGCTGCAGCGACCTGAATCACGGGCAGATTCGCCAGGCCATCCGCGAACAGCACCTGCTGACCATCGCCACCACCATGAGCTACCTGAACTGGCGCACGCCCAACGGCTGCGCCACCTGCCGGCCGGCGCTCAATTACTACCTGATTTCCACTTGGCCCGGCGAAGCCAAAGACGATCCGCAATCGCGCCTGATTAACGAGCGCGCCCACGCCAACATTCAGAAAGACGGCACGTACTCGGTGGTCCCGCGGATGTGGGGCGGTGTGACCAATCCGTCGGAGTTGCGGCGGATTGCCGACGTCGCCGACAAGTACAACGTGCCGATGGTCAAGGTCACCGGTGGCCAGCGCATCGACTTGCTGGGGATCAAGAAGCAGGACCTGCCAGGGGTCTGGAAAGACCTGGACATGCCGTCCGGCCACGCCTACGGCAAATCCATCCGCACCGTGAAGACCTGCGTCGGCAGCGAGTTCTGCCGCTTCGGCACGCAAAATTCGACGCAACTGGGCATCGAACTGGAGCACGACCTGTTCAACATGTGGTCGCCGCACAAAGTGAAACTGGCGGTCTCCGGATGCCCACGCAACTGTTCGGAAGCGGGGATCAAGGACGTCGGCATTATCGGCGTGGACTCGGGTTGGGAGATGTACATCGGCGGCAACGGCGGGATTAAAACGGAAGTCGCCGAATTCTTCGTCAAGCTGAAAACCGCCGAAGAAGTGCGCGAATACAACGGCGCTTTCCTACAGCTGTATCGGGAAGAAGCCTTCTACCTCGAGCGCACCGTGCACTACCTGCAACGGGTCGGCATGGAACACATCAAGAAAGCCGTGCTGGAAGACCCTGAGCGCCGCAAAGCACTCAACGATCGCCTGCAATTCTCCCTGTCGTTCGAACAGGACCCGTGGAAAGAACGCCTGGAACAGCCGCTGCTGAAAAAGGAATTCGATGTCATTCCCGTGAAAAACCTGGAGGTGCTGGCATGAACTGGTTGGATATCTGCGCACTGGAAGAGATCAACGCCCTCGGCTCGCGAATCATCGCCGGCCCGAAAGGCGACATCGCGATTTTTCGTACCAGCGACGATGAAGTTTTCGCACTCGATGACCGCTGCCCGCATAAGGGTGGGCCGCTGTCCCAAGGCTTGATCTATGGCAAACGCGTCGCCTGCCCGCTGCACAACTGGCAGATCGACCTGCAATCCGGCGAAGCCCAGGCGCCGGACATTGGCTGTGCCCATCACCATCCGGCGCGGGTGGAAAACGGCCGAGTGCTGCTGTCCCTGCGGGATGCAGGCTGATGGACCGCCAAATCACCGCCTCGACCTGCTGTTACTGCGGGGTCGGCTGCGGTGTGCTGATCGAGCATGACGGCGAACGCATCCTTGGCGTCAGCGGCGATCCGGCGCACCCGGCCAACTTCGGCAAGTTATGCAGCAAAGGCTCGACCCTGCATTTGACCGGCGACCTCGCCGCCCGTGCGCTGTACCCGGAACTGCGCCTGGGCAAAGGCCTGGCCCGTGGTCGCACCGATTGGGACACCGCCCTCGATCA contains:
- the nirB gene encoding nitrite reductase large subunit NirB, producing MKKLKLVMIGNGMAGVRTLEELLKLSNELYDITVFGAEPHTNYNRILLSPVLAGEQTFEEIVLNDLDWYLSNNIKLLLNRKVVEIDRIKRRVIAEDGTEAEYDRLLIATGSTPFILPIPGNTLQGVIGYRDIADTQAMINTAKTHKHAVVIGGGLLGLEAANGLMLRGMHVTVVHIGEWLMERQLDKTSGQLLQTALEARGLHFRLSEQTQALHDAGNGRVGSVQFKNGDIIPADLVVMAAGIRPNTELAEKSGIPCNRGILVNDTLQTYDPRIYAIGECASHRGIAYGLVAPLFEQAKVCANHLAQLGFATYKGSVTSTKLKVTGIDLFSAGDFMGGEGTETITLSDPIGGVYKKLVIKDDVLVGACLYGDTADGGWYFRQIRENHAIGEIRDHLMFGENALGDVGHQGQDKAMSMADTAEVCGCNGVCKGTIVKAIQEHGLFSVDDVKKHTKAASSCGSCAGLVEQILINTVGGAADVKPKSEKAICGCSDLNHGQIRQAIREQHLLTIATTMSYLNWRTPNGCATCRPALNYYLISTWPGEAKDDPQSRLINERAHANIQKDGTYSVVPRMWGGVTNPSELRRIADVADKYNVPMVKVTGGQRIDLLGIKKQDLPGVWKDLDMPSGHAYGKSIRTVKTCVGSEFCRFGTQNSTQLGIELEHDLFNMWSPHKVKLAVSGCPRNCSEAGIKDVGIIGVDSGWEMYIGGNGGIKTEVAEFFVKLKTAEEVREYNGAFLQLYREEAFYLERTVHYLQRVGMEHIKKAVLEDPERRKALNDRLQFSLSFEQDPWKERLEQPLLKKEFDVIPVKNLEVLA
- the nirD gene encoding nitrite reductase small subunit NirD, translated to MNWLDICALEEINALGSRIIAGPKGDIAIFRTSDDEVFALDDRCPHKGGPLSQGLIYGKRVACPLHNWQIDLQSGEAQAPDIGCAHHHPARVENGRVLLSLRDAG